GTCTTACAAGCTACATAATGTTATCCTCAAGAAAACGATAGCTCGTGTAGGATAATTATGCAGGTGGAGGAGTTGACGGAATGTGTTTATAGGGATGTTGAAATCGAAAAAGGTGAACAAAGGAGTTGATGAGGTGTATTGGGGCAAAGGATATTATAAGATTAATATAATATCCTTCGCCTCCATGCATATTATAAGATTAATCGCACAAGAGTAAAAAAAGGCCTAAAGAAATCTTAAGGCATTAAAATTATGCGTCAGTCGTTTTTGTAAGCCAAtacatttgaatattttggtCACTATCACATCTACGTGCCCATTAAATGTGCATTTTATGGTCAAACATAACACCAAGATCCTCCAAATTACATTCCTCCAAATTACTTACCTTCACGAATGGCACCCGACGACATCGAGCTAGCCCTTTCCGCTCGCATATTCGAGGATGATACGGCAAACTCCTTGATCGTGTTGTCCAACACCGATTCCGAGAGACGCTGATTGTTgctctgctgttgctgacgaACCTTATCCAGCACGTTTGACTGCAACCACGATACACGTCTGCTGCCATCTGTAGctccttgctgttgctgctgctgtgcgtaTTTGCTCGATGGTACAGTATCGGTTGGATGCGTTGGAATCTGATTGCGGAACGATTCTCCAGCCATTGCCGAGGAGCGCGTCGGTGTCGGCATATCATCTCCAACGATCGATGTGTTGGAGCCACCGGAAAGATTGTACGCTGATTCACGTGTACCACCGACCGCCTCGGGAATGATGATCGTAGATTTGGTAGGACGCGGCTTAATAATTAAACGCTTTGCATTCGGTTTTAGCGTAAAACTATCCTCCAGCGTACTGTCGTACTCTTCCAAGCCTTCGAATATGGACTTTTTAAGCTGTGCCGCTCCTAGTGGTTTAACCTTCACGCGATCAGAATTCCCGGAACGGGAAGAAACTTTTAGCTGATAGTTCGAGCCTTCCAGGATCGCTTTCTGTGCCGATGGATTGGTCGGTTTTAGCGATTCCTCCGACGGTCCAGCCAATGGTTTGATGCCCTTAAAGATGGGATTATCGCCGTACGGGGATGTTGCCATCGCAAGAATTTGCTGATGAATAGGTGCAGCTTGCTGTCCTGCGGCACCCTGACCCATCGCGCCGAGTCCTCCGAGATTGGACATACCGAGACCACCGGCACCAGTACCTGCGCCGAACGATGTTCCCATGTTCATCGTTCCGAACGTACCACCTCCACCAAGCGTGGACGTGTTGCCGAACAGACTGGTACCCGTCCCCATTCCACCTGGCTTAGCTGCCGTGTTACCGAACAGAGAGGACGATCCCGTACCGAAGGTAAGTCCACCGGTAGTACCTCCAATTCCGACACCGGTCGAAGTGTTTGTTCCCAAACCGAATGTCGGTGCCGCTTGCTTGTTGAAGGTGTTGCCGAAAAACGAATTGCCCCCAGCGGTGTTTGTGTTGGTACCGAGCCCGAATGTGGGCGCATTCGAAGTTGCACTCTGTCCGAACGTTGTGCCACCAAGTGTACCGAATGTGTTGGCCGGCTTCGCTCCGAACAATGTCGATCCGGCCGCACTGGTTTGTGTGTTCGTACCGAAGCTGAAGCTAGACGGTGTTGACTGAGCGCCCAGCGTTCCAAATGCGCCCGTACCGGGAGCGGCTGCTCCTGCGCCCGCACCCGAAAACAATCCTCCTGGTTGGGTGGCCGTATTCTGCGTGCCAAACCCGCCGAAACTTGTCTGCCCGAAGGTGCTCGTGGCTGGTGCAGCCGTTTGCCCGAACAGGCCGCCCGTCGTACCGGCTGCACCGAATGCGGGTTTATTTGCTCCCAGTCCACCACCCAACGTGGAGGTGGTCGATTGAGCGAAACCGAAGCCCGGTGCTGACGTTGCTGCCGGATTGCTTCCGAACGGTTTGCCGAAGGTACTGCCAGCGGTCGTACCGAAGGCGGGCGTCGTAGTAGCACCGAACGTATTGGTCGACGTGCCGAAAAGACCGCCCGTCGCTGGTTGGGCCTGATTTTGTCCAAACAAACCGGTCGATTGCGTCGCTCCGGTACCGCCGAAAAGACCCGTCGATTGCGTACCGGCACCAAACAATCCTCCAGCACCCGGTGCACCTGCTTGCGGACCTTTCCGGTTGGCGGCATAATCTTCGAACCGCAGCTCCTCGACCGATTTGTTTTCATAATCTTTCATAAAAGTAATGCAGTGCTGCTTCGTATTGACCGTAGTGGTTTGGCCATTTTTAACCAACGTATCCGTACCGTGGGTTTGCTGGTACTTGGCAACCGCGGTACCATTGCCACCGGCAACACCGGGAACCGCCGCAGCACCAAACGCAGGTTTGGCCGCCCCGAACAACCCACCGGGAGTTTGCGTGTTTTGACCGAAGAAACCCGTCGTGGCCGTATTGTTCGTGGTGGATTGGCCAAATAGCGATGTCGTTTGGGTGGCCGGTTGTCCGAAAACACCAAATCCGGCCGGTTTGGCAGCACCGAACGATGCATTGTTATTATTGCCGAACAGTGATGTATTAGCGGCGGTATTGTTTTGCGTTCCGAACAAAGACGTTGTTTGGGGTTGTGTTTGaccaaaaactgaaacatttacaataagattaaattaaatttaattttcatttcacctaaaacgaaaaacattcATCCATCGCCGTACTACGACGCAATAACATGCAAAAGCGCGTGACGTCATGCAGATGCACTTTTTGCATCCTCATCAGCTCCCTCTCCCAGTCACTGCTACTTACCACCAAACCCCGGTTGCGTCGTTGCTGCACCGAAGGCTGGTGCCGTGCTGGTGCTTGCACCGAACAGACCTCCAGCTTGTTGCGTTTGTCCAAAGAGCGACGTTGTGGGCTGCTGGCCAAAGGCTGGAGTTGCCCCGAATGCGCCCGTTGCCGGTTTGCTAAATGCGGTAGTCTGACCGAAAGGGCTTGCCGCCGCCGTGTTGGTCCCGAACGTTCCGAAACCAGTGTTGGTGGTAGGCTGACCGAAGCCTCCGGGCTTTGCACCAAACATGGCGAAACGCGTACACAATTGCAGTCGAACGCTAATGCACTGGTGGAACTACACTATAACGGGGGGCGAGGCTGTTTTTTTAGGCACGAAATCCTTGCCCAATcactagatttttttttctattttttaacactttttgcACCAACTTTCCATGCACAACAACCAGCCGCTCACTGAAAGGCAGCCTTCAAAAAACGCGCCAACATAACCTCACTGTCAATCGCGCTCCTTTTGCGTGAAAAACTGGCTCACTCTCGTTGCTTGCTATCACCGCGCACTTTACACAAACGATTTAAATGTTATTACAAACAAGCACATTCACTTTTACAATGCGATAAGTTAGGGATGCTTATCGGAAATTACCATAAATTTACGCGACTTCCAGAACATTGCAGGTCGAaatgtttgaagaaaaatggcatTTGTTCGTGACAGTTCACCGACGAGATGGTGTCCGTCTACACTGTTGGGTTCGCTCGTCCATTTTACTTCATAACGGGTAGcgggttttgttgtttatttttttaataaaaataagtttttatCGACTCTAAATTACTGATTCACATTGAGTATTCTGCACACGCATGCGAGATGAAacgtaaaagaaattagcacaatttaaaaacagttgCTCGTGACGTTTCTGGCAAACGGAAAAGATAGAAGAAGGTAAATATGAAGAACACCCTTCGGCCAAATGCCAGAGCATCAGAAATCGTGCCTCCTGCTTcgattgttattttgttttgaacgcTTGGTGTGATCGGTCGTTCAGTGATAGTGCTCTGCCGTACTGCGTAGTTCGCTAGTTGTACATGAGTTTGTCAGTAGTTGTGAGCATAAAGtggtcaagtttttttttttgtagttccGTAAATGAGACACAGTATATGTTTCGTGTATGAATGTGAATTTTGTGCATTTGATGCCTGATAGTAACGTGTAAGTAGAGCAACATAACCTAAatcttaattttcttttatttatggtATGTAGTATTTGCTAGGGGAATTGTGTAGTGCcggtaaattgttattttggAAAGGGgctatttaatttaaagatgGCGCCGGTGGTTTGTTGATGAGTCACTTTTTTACTCACATACCGGTTTTCTGTGTGGCTCACTTGCGGACAAAGAAATCATGCGCCGGGGGCTTGGTTTCTGATGAAATCAGGGCATGAAAAGGGTGCATGCTTAGTTTGAGGGCTCGATTCCACATAATCGCCAGATGGGAAGTTACGGGAAATTACACAACGTTACGCTGTAGAGTGTGATTTCTCCTCAGGGTTCAGGGTTATGCTTTCTTTAGCGGAGTTTACCAATACACTTGCGATGGGGCTTCTATTTGATGCGCCCTTACGTTTCTTGATCTTGTTCGCGGTATGTTCAGCacactgatttttttttatttcattattccCTTTTGTTCGTTCCTTCGGGCCGTtgaaaaaagcaattttctaCCTGCTGCTTGAAGATTGACCGTGCCTCTTTTCTCAGAAGCTGGGATCTCGATCTGCGACTTAAAAGCAATGTAGAGTTTTCTAAACAAGTCTATCTTTTCTTCCCTCTTAACAGGTAGTCGTGTTTGagttgtgctgttgttgtgaaCATTAAAATAGCATGGATATGATGCTGAACGCCGAATTGTTCGGTGACATCAACACCGGATCGTGCCAGAAGTAAGTACAAATTGCGAAGGGTTTAGTTTTATATAAACGTTTTAATGTTTCTCCCCTTTACTATCATTATCTCGTTATAGTATGGAAGATTGCCAGACACTTTTCCGTATGAATGTAAGTTTATAAATTGttatcatatttttacatCATAATTTAAATGCGTCTAAGTGTCTGCATATGTGATTAAAATGACTTAAAACTGCGCTCTGTCCTTACTAGAAAAATGCTAACTAAGCATAATGCGCATTCTAAATCTCCATCAGGACGGGTAAAATGCCGGGTGTGAATTCTTGCCGATAAACTATCTTATTctttcgcgcacacacacacacacacacaccatcccAGACAAGCCCCACGATCTTACAAGGTTGTGGGGTTTTGGCGGTGGATTTGAAGGCTTGCCCTACGAACTGGCGAAGCTCACCAATACACATAAAGTAAGAAACGGGTTAAGGCGCGAGCCATTCTCGCGGAATGTGTAGTCGCGTGGATCATAAGAAGAAGGTGCATCATCTACGGCAAACGGCACACACACTATTGCGTAGAATTATGCTCCGCCCAgcggattttttaaaacatgatCAAACATGAATCAACCTGATCGTTCGTGATCGAGCCTTGCGGAGCCTAAGGCTTTTAAATCGCTTGTTTGAGGCGTATTCAATCATGCTAttattgacattttttttgcataattgtccatacaatttatttgatttttgccCCCAATTATATGTTATAATCTCTTTTCATAACTACCTATATTTATTGAGagcttatttttgtttccctaCATTTATAGACTAATGAACTATTGCCACCACCGCAAGGAGGTAACATAGATGAAACGTATCTGAATGAATTCTTTCGAAACAATGGAATCGTCGATATGCAGTGTGTCAAGTATGAAAATGAGCCCAAACTATTGGACCTGATGTATGGTGATGAGCCACCGAATCATCACAAGAAAATACCGACACTCGAAGACTATACACACCCGTTGCAACAATTTACGGTCGGTATAAGCGGCGTACCTTGCAGTGCTTCATCTTGGTGCTACTCGAAGGTGCAGGAGAAGCTGTttgtgaagaagaaaactcCGGTTACGTTCGACGTGTCGTTTTCGGAGCCTTCGAACGGCACATTAAAACTGCGCGTCATGTTGGTGTACTCGAATACGCAGTACGCTTACAACACCATCACCCGTTGCCACGACGACATATCGAAGGACAACGGTAAGTAACGcattcaattattattataaataatgttgatttttaaaatgtttttttttttttcattcactttCATTTGTTCGTCGCAACTTCGTGAATGAAATACCGTGTACTTTTGAATGGTATGAAATACGTTTTACGCTTACCCTTTTGCAGCTAAAGAGTATAAGTTTAAAGAACACGTGGTGCGGTGCTTGAACCCCGAGGCTGTCTATACTGGTCGGGAGAATGGAGTAAATTTCGAGGATCGGCTTGCCATATTAGTCGATCTGAACGGTGGCGGATCAAAGAATCACCATCAGATGCAACAGACGGTGCCAGTTTCGCTGGAGTTTTTGTGCCAAAACTCTTGTCCAACAATGGAGAGGCGAGGAACGACGCTTCTTTTCACGCTGGAAAATGAACACGGCACTCTGCTGGGCAGAAAGTCGATCAGTGTCAAGATCTGCAGCTGTCCCAAGCGTGACATGGAAAAGGAAGACAAGAAAGCATCGGGGCGGgagagcaataaaaacaaacggaagcgaggtgagtttaattaattgtttgTCAATCGCCATGCTAGCGATGAATGTGTTAAGCTTCAATATTTATTCTATTCTacctattttctttttcctctgtGCAGCAAATGAAACGGTTTCAAGCACCGATCAACCTTCCAAGAAGTTAAGCCGCCAATCGGTTGTAGATGTCAAACCTACactgagcagcagcaccacttCCGTCCGTGCATCGTCTGCTGGCGCATTGACGATGCCGGCATCATCTTCTACGTTGAGTCAGGTTAAGCGAGAACCATCGTTCACTACGCTTGGGCGTTCGTTGAGCACCCTTTCCAACAGTAGCACGGTCGATAATGATAGTTCGGCCGTCGTGCTGACCCTCCGACTGCCAGACATTGCGTGTGCCGCAGACGTGGCAATGTACGCCTTCAAACACTTGAGCTCCATCCTTATCAGCTGCAAGGACGAGCAGGACAAAACTCGATACGCCCAATATCTCTCCCACTGTCGACGCGTAAGGAGTAAGTATTCTTCGAGCCATCACTagataatatttttctttatcgcCAATTCCATCGTTTTCCCATGTGGTCCAATGTgccaaaagtttttttttactttaatcaCTGAAAACACTTTTATATATGCTTCCACAATGCTGTCgatcttctatttttttttctcaatacaTTTATTAATCATTTAATGCCCCATCTGCCTGAGCTGTGGGGATGTGTCATATGTTGTTATATACAGCCGTAGAAAGGAGAGACACGTGTAATGTGTGTGGTGGAGAACAAAAGCCTTGATCGAGACATGCCACACGAGACAAGGGTGGGGACAACTCGTTCTAGAGGTTGGTACTAATGACCCCGAAAGTATTAGTATACATGACCATGCAGTACAAAaacggatgaaaaaaaaaatatgtaaggTTACTCAGAatgcaaatttgaaaaaaggcaaagagcCATACACAAAAAGactgaaaaaagtaaaaaaaaaattcatacaGATCAGAATGAtcgaaaaatgccaaaaaatatgggcaaaagccaaaaaattatgggctaaaaaaacaaaaagaaaaaaagcttacaaAAGATGGCAAAAAATTCATAGCCACaaaaaaagtatgaaaacaaaatgaaaaaaagcatctctgagcaaaccaaaccaaaacaaaacatacgaAAAAAATGTGCATTCAACAAAAGCGAACAATAATGCAGCAAGTGTGCACGAAAGAAATAAAGCGATGTGTGCCATAGAAGGGCAACAAAAATCATCCCAAAAACGAAACCGTCCGCCAAAACGGGTTATGTGTTCACAATCACTTCATGCTCAAACTCTCAAGGAGACCGATAAATATACAACTTCTCGCACTATTGGAAGCTTGTCCAAAAGCccaatagcagcagcaacgcgTCCAGAACCGAATGCCCAGTTGTACACGGAGGAGAGAGTTAGAGATGGCAGCTTTGTCATGGGTGTGTGGGGTACGCGGTTTAGGTGGTGGCCGTGTGTATGGTGCGTAAGTGGCCGTGTGGTGGTGTGGCAATCGAGAAAAGGAAGGAGTGAAGAGCCTACCGGACCCCAAAACCAAAGCTAATGAAGTGGAACTGCTGACGCCCCTCAAAAAGGCGTAACAGTATTTACATAACCCTGTGCCCGGCGTCTCGTTGACGTTTCGAACCCTTGGCCGCGCTACCACTTCGAATTACTGTTTGCCTTTCGCCATGATTGCGTGGTGCAAGGTAGCAGGATCCAACCGATTTGGGCTAGCTGGCTGAGGGCACCGGACGTTAAAGGCATGCAATACTTACTATGTTCAAACCGATGGGGCTCTCATCAACGACAATATGAAACGAAGGCACAGGCTTAAACATCCGCTTCTCGATCCTTACACAATTTGTTAATGTCAGTTAAATGAGATTTTTCCATTTATCCTTTGAATCTATTCGTATCTGCCATTTCCCTTGATCCTGTGCtccttttccaattttacaTTTATACATATGAACCAAGACTACGCGGTGTTCATTATCAAACCACGGCACAGAACTCTTTTGTACAGAAacctttaaaattttatcttaaGTTGTATACCGGACATCTATTGACAATTGGGTGTATCacaattcttttatttttataccacCTACGATAACTTGTAAAGCAGCTGCAgaactctcgctctctccctctctctctctcgctcgtctCTGAACTCAGCGAACGATAATACCAAAATCGTCGACTCTAGTatgaaagaaacaattttttattgcttgatAACCAGGACAAAAGTCTTGTCCTTTGCACGTTCACTATGCCCTCACTGAATGTTTTTAACATCCGATTTGCCGATTCGATTATCAATAGTTGTGGCACATGCTTGGAAATACGCTTCAGAGCATGCGAAAGACCGTTACAGTACAGAGAAAACGATGTGACGATTTGTTGCAATGATCGATTAGTGTGTATTCCTGTTATGCGCAGTTACTATTGATACTCGTTAAACCAGGGTAAGCGACAGAACAAGGTTTTGTATTTATAAACAAAGATTGATGCTGCAGTTTTTGCACTTTCACTTAGTAGCTGGATCAGCTACGCTTACACATTGCACAGTAGTTTGCAGTACCATTGCTATAGATTTAGCTGATGCAGTTTCTCTACAACTAAGAAACCTTTTATCCTATAACAATTTAATATGCGTAGGGCCGGAAATGCTCTCCGTTTTTCCGGAGCAAGGAGTGACTACCTATGTAGGTAGCGTCCAGAAGACCGAAGTCCAGAAAGCCTGTCCTGACCTTGACCTGAATCCGGCATGGCTTGAAGATTCGCAATTATTCTCAGCTGATCGCATTTataatataattaatttaatcagCATATTCCCTTTTTTGAAAGGTGTGCGAATAGTGTGATTTCCTTTTAGAACGATCTGCGTAATgggttcaaatttattttacgtaAAATTTTAATGTCTGCTGTTATTTTGGTTTATATTAAATTGATTCCATTTATTAGTTACACCTGTGACTGAACATGTGTATAGGGTTAGTTTTGAATTGCAAAATTGCATTGTAATCAAATGTGTTGTGTAGCGTAGTGATAGGTAATGAGCTCGAGCGCCAACGGGAAGTCTCCCCTCAATAAATTAATGACTCTAAGCGCGCATTTCTGTTTCAAGCAGGTAGCTCTGAACTTTTGTTAAATGCAAAGTAAATTTCACTAGTAGGAAATAAAATCTTCGTCTACTCACACCTCTTTAGATTACGTGGCTTCGTCCTTACGAGGTTGCTCTTCCTCGTCGTCAGTGAACGCGAAGCTCAAGTGAAAACATACTCGTCTATAAAAAGAGCTACTTTAAACAACATTGATTGTACCTTTCCATTTGCTAAGACTTTCAACCTTTCGCTTGTTCTGGCTTGCGGAaggtttgaggtttttgaCTGGGGTGATATATGATAACCGCCAtatacatttgttttgcttatggAATTCCTGATCATTTTCGTGTGCTTTAGTAATAAtcgaaatattgtttttattgccgAGAGACAGAACAATACTTTTCTTATTACATTGTCCGCCAATACTAGAAGACCACTTTTATATCCGCATTTTAAACAGCtgatttttgtattattctatGTAGCATAACTTAGTAGTACATCAATTTGATAACATGTTTAGCAGTAATAATCGTAatacaaaaatctaaaaaagtTTAGGAAATTTTTGTTCCCAAAAATTCTAACTTTTTAATAGCACTACCATTCCTatcgtttcttcttcttcttcttcttggcttaacgaccttcccaataccacgtagttggatagtcagtcctcactacgatggggggggggggtatattttttgttttaagtcaTGTTTTCGTAAGAATAAAAAACGACGACTAACAATCGATTTTATGATCCAATGATTTGAAcaggttttcaaaaatgtttatgttcaatcaaaatttaacaacaaaaataaaactagtcGATTCGTTGGAAATTAGCTTCATAATCTCATTTTTACCCGATGTGCAATAGCTGATGGTCTTCTTTTATTTGCGGAAACTGAATGTAGACAAACTCTCAACTCTCCTGCAAATACATAATGAGATTTTGCACTAAGTCCGAGTCATCTGATCTGCTGATCAGATGAAGAGGGTACATGTACACGGCTGAGCTGCTATGTACGAATCAAATTGAACATCTTTTGAAACCTCAGTATCAAGGTAGGGGCACAGGTCTTCACATGGCTGAACCGTGTACCGGATCCCGTTGGGACTGTCTATCCAGCAACGGGTGAATTTAAGTGAAAAAGGTCAGAAATAGCAGGTCCAACCCCATTTAAGGTTGGTAGTGCAAAAATACAAGAAGAATAGATAAAACAAGCAGAAAACTGAGAAATCAGTGCTGAAGAAATATGCTCGATGTTGTGGATGGGAAACATAGCGCTCTCTGGTGGCAGCTAGCGAAAGCAAATTTTCATGCTAttcgttttatgttgaatGTTGATGCATATTCAAAATTGTACACGAAATCGTTATTTctattgtgtttattttactttGAGCAAAACACAATTACAGGCTGAGAAAAGAAGGGAGTGTGAGAAGAGTCTGAAAGTCATTAAAAGGAGTATGATGCTTCCATGCGTCTTCGATGTTTCGGTATCAGAATTACTGCATTCCCCTCCGGTATGGCGCAACCAACAAAACCTTCCTTCATTACAAACCGACACTCGATTTCACCGTCGTCACCCAGGCCACCCATTCGCATAAGATCTGACCGTTTACGATTGTTAAATTTGATCATTACAGAAAATTTCGAGAAGTCCGCGGAAAGGCAGGAGGATGAACCTGACCTGGATTATGATTCTTCTTAAGAGCCATCCACCGGACACGCATCGCGCCATGCAAAGCGAAGATCTTAGTTAGTTTGtggaatgtttatttatattgaGGTTTTAACACATTTAATTTCTGTTCAGTGATTCATGATAAGCATATGTATGTTGAGGGCAGACCGGTGGTGGAGGCGACataggcgccggtcttcaaacgaccgGACCGgagatcaaatcccatccagccCGTcccgtggtatcagcaaatctcGTTAGCCCTTCATTGGCCGGCCATACCATACGGTCATTAAgtcaagaaggaaaagaagataTGTGTGTAGAACTTCGTAACAGTTTCAATTGTACTTACACGTGGCGAAGTGTAaaagttttgtgaaaaaagTTGCGTTGAAAATGCACCTGGCACAGTACATTCCTGTAGTGACGATAGATGTACGACGGTACAGAATCGCATGTTGGAATATATTAATTTTCAGTCTATTACGTAAATCATTTTGCATCAATACGTTTAATATTAATGTATATCCACAAATAAGCGATTAATTTAGTTGTTGTAAGACAATACGAACAATTTTATGTACTGGATACTATCAAAGCTATCGTACTAACAGTGTAAGCTAAGTTCACTAAAGCGTTAAACATTTTGTTAAGATAAAGTTCATTAAGAATTATGATAAGCAACGCGTTGATTTACAATTAGCCATAAggtattaaaaaataacaataaggATATAATTAAGATtattagaagaagaaaaaaatgcaaagcgTGAGAcgcaatataaaaaaaaaaaacagtttaaaagTATGAAATAAggcattgttttaatttttgaagttttttgcaATTCCACTCGTTCTCATCGTTGTTCATTTCATCcttgaaggtatgcaatcctAGCACAGCTCAAATACAGTCGATCTATGAAAATCACCTGTTTTTATCGACTGCTGAATTTAAATagcgcctgaaggtatgcaattgtATCTTCCAGAAACATACGTTACTGTATgtgaaaaatcataaattcttATCAACTGCTGGTTTAACCTGTGGAGAGCGGTACTTCACGATATTTATAGGCTGCCGGAAACCCCTACTCGCTCTGAATTCCTTCACTCCTCAAAACGGGTAAAGTATTTTCATTGATAATCACTAGCTTAGATAATCTTGCAATTGTCTTTCATATCTTTGACTTTGTGCTGTAAATTGTCCTAAAAACGGATCACAAGTACTACCACGCGATGCACTTTGTACAACAGCATCACCACCAACCCAGTGCTTCCCTGCTTGCTCCCAACCGTTAGCTCGTTCAGCCCTTAGGGTGATATATGATGGGAAAGGTCCTTGAATGACGCGAAGAAAGTCGATTGCGTCAAGTCGTGTGAAGTGGGTGGTCGGAGTAATACGTATCATAAACACGAGTGATGATTGCACTTTTCTGGTATTAGACTTCAGCTCGCTTAATCTGCCCGTGCCTTGAACACTCGATACTAATTCCGCGACAAGCCCACGGGAAGCGTTTTAAAGTCGCGCGAAACCGGTTGAGATCGTGCAGTATCTTCTCGGCAGACCGGCAAGTAAGGTCAGTAAAGGATGAAGCAAAACGTTTCAATCGGACGCAGCTATCTCTCGTCGGTGTGGTTTATGCTGGTTTTGCTGGCAGCTGGCACGCACCGTACGGCTTTCGCACGTTCGGCTAGGGCAGGATTTCAAGTGGACAGCGAAGATGGGCGTTTGTCTGTACCGGAGCTGGTGTCCAAGTATGGATACGACGTGGAGGAACACTCGCTGAAAACGGAAGATGGCTACCGGTTAACGGTGCACCGTGTGCAAAGTCCTGGCCGCACGAATGGAACCGTTGTGCTGCTGATGCATGGTCTTCTGTGCAGCTCGGCCGACTGGCTAATGATCGGAC
This genomic window from Anopheles maculipalpis chromosome 2RL, idAnoMacuDA_375_x, whole genome shotgun sequence contains:
- the LOC126558034 gene encoding cellular tumor antigen p53-like, which produces MDMMLNAELFGDINTGSCQNMEDCQTLFRMNTNELLPPPQGGNIDETYLNEFFRNNGIVDMQCVKYENEPKLLDLMYGDEPPNHHKKIPTLEDYTHPLQQFTVGISGVPCSASSWCYSKVQEKLFVKKKTPVTFDVSFSEPSNGTLKLRVMLVYSNTQYAYNTITRCHDDISKDNAKEYKFKEHVVRCLNPEAVYTGRENGVNFEDRLAILVDLNGGGSKNHHQMQQTVPVSLEFLCQNSCPTMERRGTTLLFTLENEHGTLLGRKSISVKICSCPKRDMEKEDKKASGRESNKNKRKRANETVSSTDQPSKKLSRQSVVDVKPTLSSSTTSVRASSAGALTMPASSSTLSQVKREPSFTTLGRSLSTLSNSSTVDNDSSAVVLTLRLPDIACAADVAMYAFKHLSSILISCKDEQDKTRYAQYLSHCRRVRSKYSSSHH